From a single Granulicella aggregans genomic region:
- a CDS encoding FliM/FliN family flagellar motor C-terminal domain-containing protein: MATVASIPPIQHETTSPAQTATPVRPGSAEDLLPWLPCTLGLEVPVVNFTVGFLLKLRPGSLVHTACHQSTDLPLNVNGVLMAWTEFEVVGERLAARITDLV, from the coding sequence GTGGCCACTGTGGCATCTATACCGCCGATCCAACACGAGACAACGAGCCCCGCTCAGACGGCAACGCCAGTTCGTCCCGGCAGCGCCGAGGACCTTTTGCCCTGGCTACCCTGCACGCTTGGGCTGGAGGTTCCGGTTGTCAACTTCACCGTGGGCTTCCTGCTGAAGCTTCGGCCAGGATCTCTCGTGCATACGGCTTGCCACCAGAGCACGGACCTTCCACTCAATGTTAACGGAGTCCTGATGGCATGGACCGAATTCGAAGTCGTGGGCGAACGTCTTGCCGCACGCATTACGGACCTGGTATGA
- a CDS encoding flagellar hook-basal body complex protein, with protein MAFFGVPLSGLIASQDQLTSVSNNLANLDTVGFKDQTVSFSDLFAQSSLVNQSNDPISTGLGVTASQTNSDFTDGGISSTGIASNAALSGNGFFVVQGTNGAPTYTRAGDFTANADGFLTSPSGEQVLGYGATNGVVSTTGALQPLKVALGSVIPATATSQFQITANLNSAAAVGSTFSSTTPVYDSLGAQHVLTVTYTKTASNSWSYSAALPGADLSSNNATPASQSTSTYTFGAATDTLGGSATIALGSGSPVTVSAAGLTVTQFAAAINANSTLQSEGVTASLSGGVITLSGPASGAGGTLALGGTVTDTTTSATITPSTPTTAAEAVADGTVAQGTFNFDSSGNLELQPVTPATTPATYVQSISINVPQFADGGAGSTLTWDLTDKNGNGTITQTDLANTTAATQNGQGSGTLTSYAIQSDGTIEGTYSNGQTNALGQIALATFANNQGLARVGGNDYQATPGSGAASIGVAGTGGRGTITGGSVEASNVDVAAEFSKMIEAQQAYSANAKTITTFQQVSEATIAMISG; from the coding sequence ATGGCATTCTTCGGTGTTCCTCTCTCAGGTCTTATCGCCAGCCAGGACCAGCTTACGTCGGTCTCAAACAACCTCGCCAACCTGGATACGGTCGGCTTCAAGGACCAGACCGTCTCCTTCAGTGACCTGTTCGCGCAGAGCAGCCTCGTGAATCAAAGCAACGACCCGATCAGCACCGGGCTGGGCGTGACCGCCTCGCAGACCAACTCGGACTTTACCGACGGCGGGATCTCATCGACGGGCATCGCGTCGAACGCGGCGCTCTCGGGCAATGGATTCTTCGTGGTCCAGGGAACCAATGGAGCTCCGACCTACACGCGGGCTGGAGACTTCACCGCGAATGCTGATGGCTTCCTGACCTCGCCCTCCGGAGAGCAGGTGCTTGGGTATGGAGCGACGAATGGTGTGGTTTCGACAACGGGTGCGCTTCAGCCGCTGAAGGTCGCTCTTGGCTCCGTCATCCCGGCCACGGCCACATCACAGTTTCAGATCACGGCAAATCTGAACTCCGCTGCCGCTGTTGGATCAACGTTCTCCAGCACAACACCCGTTTATGACTCTTTGGGTGCTCAGCATGTCCTTACTGTCACCTATACCAAGACGGCTTCGAACTCCTGGAGCTACAGCGCAGCATTGCCTGGAGCAGACCTATCCTCCAATAATGCGACCCCGGCAAGCCAATCCACTTCCACTTATACCTTCGGCGCTGCTACGGATACGCTCGGTGGCAGTGCGACGATCGCGCTCGGGTCCGGTTCGCCCGTCACCGTCTCCGCGGCCGGCCTTACGGTCACGCAGTTCGCCGCCGCTATCAATGCAAACTCGACGTTGCAGTCTGAGGGCGTCACAGCCAGTTTGAGTGGGGGCGTGATCACCCTGTCAGGGCCTGCGAGCGGAGCGGGTGGAACTCTCGCGCTGGGCGGTACGGTCACCGATACAACCACTTCGGCCACCATCACTCCCTCCACACCCACAACCGCAGCGGAGGCCGTGGCCGATGGGACTGTCGCCCAGGGCACTTTCAACTTCGACTCTTCCGGTAACCTCGAGCTTCAGCCCGTCACTCCTGCAACGACGCCAGCAACCTACGTGCAGAGCATCTCCATCAATGTCCCTCAGTTCGCTGACGGTGGAGCCGGGAGCACTTTGACCTGGGATCTGACGGACAAGAATGGCAATGGGACCATCACGCAGACCGACCTTGCCAACACGACCGCCGCGACCCAGAATGGACAGGGCAGCGGAACCCTGACGAGCTACGCGATCCAGTCCGATGGCACCATTGAGGGTACTTACTCGAATGGCCAAACCAACGCGCTCGGTCAGATTGCGCTGGCGACCTTCGCCAATAACCAAGGTCTGGCGCGGGTTGGCGGCAACGATTACCAGGCAACTCCGGGCTCGGGAGCTGCTTCGATCGGCGTCGCTGGAACCGGCGGCCGCGGCACGATAACGGGTGGCTCGGTCGAGGCCTCGAACGTGGATGTCGCCGCTGAATTCTCCAAGATGATCGAGGCACAGCAGGCGTATTCGGCCAATGCCAAGACCATCACCACCTTCCAGCAGGTATCTGAGGCCACGATCGCGATGATCAGCGGCTAA
- a CDS encoding flagellar hook capping FlgD N-terminal domain-containing protein — protein sequence MSTSPISLASIVNTAQSTTNKATAKATSSTTSSTSSSSALGGSSTSSTFLNLLVKELQNQDPTAPVDSTAMVGQMISLNSLDQLISINQTLSTATSSSSTATGKSVAATGDSTSATGSTASGSAAQVEARNQLLNSTQSTNAIQNATQNSLDPTKALDLSTLNFANGAK from the coding sequence ATGTCTACATCTCCAATCAGTCTGGCGTCGATCGTCAATACCGCCCAGTCCACCACGAACAAGGCAACGGCGAAGGCCACCAGTTCCACAACCTCTTCGACCAGTTCAAGCTCGGCTCTTGGCGGCTCGAGCACAAGCTCAACGTTCCTCAACTTGCTGGTCAAGGAGTTGCAGAACCAGGACCCGACCGCGCCGGTGGATTCGACGGCGATGGTGGGACAGATGATCTCTCTGAACTCGCTTGACCAGCTCATCAGCATCAACCAGACGCTTTCGACCGCGACCAGCTCTTCGAGCACGGCCACAGGAAAGAGCGTAGCAGCGACTGGGGACAGCACCAGCGCGACCGGAAGCACGGCGAGCGGCTCCGCCGCTCAAGTGGAGGCTCGGAACCAGTTGTTGAACTCCACGCAGAGCACGAACGCTATCCAGAACGCGACGCAGAACTCGCTTGATCCCACCAAGGCTTTAGATCTCTCAACCCTCAACTTTGCAAATGGAGCGAAATAA